The Antarcticibacterium flavum genome contains the following window.
AATTATAAATTCCTGCTGAAACATAGGCCGTTATCAAGGATAAATTATAAAATTCTTTCCGTAATACTGATCTCCAGCTCGTAATTTGGTTCCTCCACTTTAGTACTGGGGTAAGGCGACAAAAGGATCCTGTTTAAATTATAACTCACGCCCCCTGCAGAAAAGTCAAGCGGAATATTTCCGGTATTCACGGTCAATATCCTTTCCCCGATAAGAATATTATTTTCGAAAAGTTCCACCAGCACTTTTGCTTCTCCTGCCCATACGCACATCACCTCTTTTGGACAACGGGAATCCATCACAACTTCCCTGAATTTAATAGATCTATTGCCTATGCTGAGCAACTCGCCCGGTTGCAACAGGGAACTATAGACAACAGCATCTGGCAGCTGACTCTCCTGGGCCCACATTACCGGGGTTATTATAATTAATAATAAAAAAAGGATAGTTTTCATAAACAGGAACTTTCTTTAAAGACGATCTAAATTTGTTCCTGTTGCAAATATTAGCCCAAACCAACGTCCAGGGTCATCATTATGATGAAACCGCCAATGAATCCCATCGTTGCAATATCTGTAAATCGATCTTGTTGTGATTCTGGGATCACCTCCTCCACTACCACGAAGATCATAGCCCCTGCTGCAAAAGATAATGCATACGGAAGTATGGGTTCAAAAGTCAATACGGCCCAGGCCCCAAGAACTGCAGCAACAGGCTCTACTGCGGCAGAGAGTTGCCCAAAGTTAAAGCTCCTCCAGGTGGAAAGACCCTGCCTTCTTAAAGGCATGGAAACTGCCAGGCCCTCCGGGAAATTTTGTAGACCAATACCTAATGCCAGGGCAACTGCACCACCAATGGTAGCCCCGTCAAAACCTGCAGCAGCTGCACCAAACAAAACTCCCACCGCAAGTCCTTCAGGAATATTATGCAGGGTTATTGCCAGAGTGAGCAGGGTAGATTTATGCCAGGGTGTTTTAATTCCTTCCTTTTCGCTCATTTTAAAATTGACATGAAGGTGAGGCAGGATCTTATCCAGGCCAAACAGGAACAAAGCCCCGGTTGCAAAACCTACCACGGCAGGAATGACCTTAACAAAGCCTTCGCCGGGACTCATTTCTATCCCGGGTGCCAGCAGGCTCCAAAAACTCGCAGCAACCATCACCCCGCCGGTAAAACCCAGCATCCCATCAAAGAAAGCCCGGTTCATATTATTAAAAAAGAACACCAGGGAAGCACCCAGGGCCGTAAGCCCCCAGGTAAATAAAGTGGCAAGAAAGGCAGCCAGGATTGGGTCAATACTTTCAAAGTAATTAATTATATTATCCATACACTAAGCAGTTTTTATAAATAAATTCCCTGAAATTTGATGGGATATCCTCAATTCCTCTTTTTCAAGTTTAATTTTCATGGACTGGTCAAAATCTTCCTTTTCCAGCACCTTTATTTCCTTTCCCAGGGCAATCCTGTGTTTATCGAGGAACTGCAAAAATGCAGGAGAAGAATCTTTAACTCCCACACATATTCCCGCTTCGCCCTTATCAAGATCTGCCAGCAGGACTTTATTGAAGACAGTGAAATTGCCTTCGGCATCTGGTATAGGATCCCCGTGAGGATCACGTTTTGGAAATTCCAGGAACCTATCCAGTTCTTTAATTAATTTTTCGCTTTGAATATGCTCCAGCTGCTCTGCCACATCATGAACTTCATCCCAGTTGAAGCCAAGCTTTTCTACCAGAAAAACCTCCCACAGCCTGTGTTTTCTTATTACAGTAACCGCCGTGTGCTTCCCGGCCTTGCTTAATTTCACCCCCTGGTATTTCCGGTAATTAACAAGATCCTTATCAGATAGTTTTTTGATCATATCTGTTACCGAGGAAGCCTTGGTATCCATTTGTTCAGCCAGGGCATTGGTGCTTACCCCGGCAGGATACATACGTTCAAGATGAAAAATGGCTTTCAGATAGTTTTCTTCAGAAAAAGTATACATACAACATTTTTGGAATTCAAAAATACAAAATTTAAAAACATCAAATACAATTTTTAGATAAGTCTAAAAATATATTATACTTTTGTGAAAATATATGTAATGAAAACTCTCACGGTCATCTTTTTTTCTTTTTTCCTCTCTGCCACAGCACAAAACAGTGGGATAAAAGGCATAGTGACCACGGCCGGGGAACCCCTGGACCTGGTGCATATCCTCCTTGACGGCAAAAATGGTGTCATGACCCGGGAGGATGGCAGCTATTCTATAGAAAATATCAGGCCCGGAAAGTACATTCTTACTGCCAGCTCTGTGGGATACTTAAAAGAGGTTCGGGAAGTACTGGTACAGCCTGATAGCCTGCTTATAATTAATTTTGAATTGATTCCCAGCCGGGATGAGTTGGGAGAAATCCTTATCATTGATAGGCGTGCGGGATTAAATAATAAAACCCCTTATAATATTTCAAGTATCGAATTAAAGGGTTTAAAGAATACCGGCTCCCCGGGAGGGCTTATGGGAGTGCTTAGAGAAGCACCTGGAGTATACGGGGCAGAACTGGGCCAGGGGATTGTAAAACCATTTATACGCGGCCTGGGATTTACCCGTATAGTGACCATTTATCAGGGAAACAAGCTCAAGAACCATCAATGGGGGGCAGATCACGGCTTAGGGGTCAATGACCTGGGAATAGAAAATGTGGATATTATTAAGGGGCCGGCATCTGTCCTGTATGGTTCAGGGGCGCTGGGCGGGGTACTTCTTGTTAATGACACGGAATCTTACCTTCAAAGCAATTCAATTACCGGTAGTGCCGGCGCTACATTAAATACGGTCTCCAATGGGTACAGGTTCAATGCATCTGCAGGAAAAAAGTTCAGGAACGATCTATTTTTTGCTACAGATATTGCCTATGAAAATCATGCCGATTATAGGGATGGGAACAACAGCATCATTGGAAACAGCAGATTCAATGTTAAGACCCTTAGACTCCACGCGGGAATGAACCGGCAAAGATTCAAAAATAAGCTGTCATTCAGTTACAACGATCAACAACTGGGCATTATCACAGATGAGGAAATGTTGCCCGGGGAATCTCTCGCAACTCATGAGTGGGCCAGGGAAATGCAACTGCCATTTCAAAAAGTGGAAGACCTTCTGTTATCATATAATCAAAAAACATTTCACAGCAATGTTGAAACAATCCTGCATTTATCACATCATCGCAATACAAGGGAGGAGATCGAGACTTCTTTTGATGCAACAGATCTCGGGCTAAAACAGAGTCACACTTTCTACAACGCCCGCATCAAATTTCCGCAAGGCACAATCTCCCATAGCTTTGGAGTACAGGGTAGTTATCTCACCAACCATAACCTTTCAAATGCACAGGATATTCTCATTCCCGATGCCAATCTAATTGAAACCGGGCTTTACTACTTAGCGGGAATGGATCTCAATTCCTGGTTCCTGCAAGGAGCTTTAAGGTATGATTACAGAGAAGTTACTGCTATTGCGAGTTCCCCAAACCTGGTGGAAAATGAATTCATCCTTCCGGGGAATCCGGGAGACAAAGAGTTAACCAGGATCTTTAGTGGAACCACCGCTTCCCTGGGGGCCACAAAAATGCTTAATAAAAATCACATTTTTAAATTAAATATTTCAGGCGGATTCCGGGCGCCAGACCTTGCCGAACTTTTCTCAAACGGCCCACATCCCGGCACCAGTAGATTTGAAAAAGGAAATGATCAATTTGAAAGGGAGCAGAGCCTGCAGGCAGATCTTTCCTATACCCTTCAGAAAAAAAATTGAGAATGAACATTTCAGCCTATAGTAGTATCATTGATAATTACATATTTTTTGAGGCAGCAGGGCAGCAGCATGAGAGCGGGATGGAGTTATGGGAATACCGGCAAACCACAGCCCGTTTCAGCGGACTGGAATTTGAAATTAAACATTCATGGTTGAGGGACAATAATTTGGAAACGAGCCTTAATGGAACAATGGTGAGAGGAATAGATAACAATGCCGGCAGACCACTGGCTTTTATTCCTCCA
Protein-coding sequences here:
- a CDS encoding ZIP family metal transporter, with amino-acid sequence MDNIINYFESIDPILAAFLATLFTWGLTALGASLVFFFNNMNRAFFDGMLGFTGGVMVAASFWSLLAPGIEMSPGEGFVKVIPAVVGFATGALFLFGLDKILPHLHVNFKMSEKEGIKTPWHKSTLLTLAITLHNIPEGLAVGVLFGAAAAGFDGATIGGAVALALGIGLQNFPEGLAVSMPLRRQGLSTWRSFNFGQLSAAVEPVAAVLGAWAVLTFEPILPYALSFAAGAMIFVVVEEVIPESQQDRFTDIATMGFIGGFIIMMTLDVGLG
- a CDS encoding metal-dependent transcriptional regulator, with product MYTFSEENYLKAIFHLERMYPAGVSTNALAEQMDTKASSVTDMIKKLSDKDLVNYRKYQGVKLSKAGKHTAVTVIRKHRLWEVFLVEKLGFNWDEVHDVAEQLEHIQSEKLIKELDRFLEFPKRDPHGDPIPDAEGNFTVFNKVLLADLDKGEAGICVGVKDSSPAFLQFLDKHRIALGKEIKVLEKEDFDQSMKIKLEKEELRISHQISGNLFIKTA
- a CDS encoding TonB-dependent receptor, which translates into the protein MKTLTVIFFSFFLSATAQNSGIKGIVTTAGEPLDLVHILLDGKNGVMTREDGSYSIENIRPGKYILTASSVGYLKEVREVLVQPDSLLIINFELIPSRDELGEILIIDRRAGLNNKTPYNISSIELKGLKNTGSPGGLMGVLREAPGVYGAELGQGIVKPFIRGLGFTRIVTIYQGNKLKNHQWGADHGLGVNDLGIENVDIIKGPASVLYGSGALGGVLLVNDTESYLQSNSITGSAGATLNTVSNGYRFNASAGKKFRNDLFFATDIAYENHADYRDGNNSIIGNSRFNVKTLRLHAGMNRQRFKNKLSFSYNDQQLGIITDEEMLPGESLATHEWAREMQLPFQKVEDLLLSYNQKTFHSNVETILHLSHHRNTREEIETSFDATDLGLKQSHTFYNARIKFPQGTISHSFGVQGSYLTNHNLSNAQDILIPDANLIETGLYYLAGMDLNSWFLQGALRYDYREVTAIASSPNLVENEFILPGNPGDKELTRIFSGTTASLGATKMLNKNHIFKLNISGGFRAPDLAELFSNGPHPGTSRFEKGNDQFEREQSLQADLSYTLQKKN